The proteins below come from a single Faecalibaculum rodentium genomic window:
- a CDS encoding glycosyltransferase family 2 protein, with protein sequence MNRRVSVVMAACNGEEFIEAQIASIIQQLDERDELVISLDPSTDRTESLISGFQDQRIRLLKGPGQGVVSNVENGLNAAHGDYIFLADQDDIWCSRKLKVVLDALKKDDTLLVLHDCRIIDENLSELESSYFQWHGTKKGFWNNLLRNSFIGCCMAFKRSLLDRALPFPKNLPMHDQWLGLTACRTGKVRYLKEPLIDYRRHSNNQSSLSHADILTMIRWRLTLIRILKERKLI encoded by the coding sequence ATGAATAGGCGTGTTTCTGTCGTGATGGCAGCCTGTAACGGGGAAGAATTCATTGAAGCGCAAATAGCTTCCATTATTCAACAGCTTGATGAGAGAGATGAACTGGTAATCTCCCTTGACCCTTCCACCGATAGGACTGAATCTCTCATATCCGGGTTTCAGGATCAAAGAATCCGTCTGCTGAAAGGGCCAGGTCAGGGAGTTGTAAGCAATGTTGAGAATGGACTGAATGCAGCCCATGGCGATTATATTTTTCTTGCTGATCAGGATGACATCTGGTGCAGCAGAAAGTTGAAGGTTGTACTCGATGCTTTGAAAAAAGATGATACTCTCCTGGTTTTGCATGATTGCCGGATTATAGATGAAAATCTATCAGAACTGGAATCGTCTTATTTTCAATGGCATGGAACAAAAAAAGGATTTTGGAACAATCTGCTTCGCAATTCCTTCATTGGCTGCTGTATGGCATTTAAACGGTCTTTGTTGGATAGAGCTTTACCGTTCCCTAAAAATCTGCCGATGCATGATCAATGGCTTGGACTGACAGCCTGCAGGACAGGGAAGGTGAGATATTTAAAGGAACCGCTGATTGATTATAGGCGACATTCAAATAACCAATCCAGTCTAAGTCATGCAGATATATTGACCATGATCCGTTGGCGTCTGACTTTGATCAGGATATTGAAAGAGAGGAAACTCATATGA
- a CDS encoding glycosyltransferase → MKIYAVMVVYNKHLSECPSFCSAKSQSDVQLLVVDNSTDESVQNQEEARQAGAWFLSMNGNKGLSKAYNAAFNMLRKKPGDWIVLLDDDTEIPDEYWVKLRMESPDAILLPVVMTANGKMISPAEMKHDIPHLVQSTESITEITGINSGMAIPKRLADSYSYDERLFLDYVDHQFLKDMKNSGEKIKILPTNLKQAFSADILDLAAAVKRLKIQKSDLLTYYSTARWKARYLIFKRKLHLAVQLRYPGVLWNE, encoded by the coding sequence ATGAAAATATACGCTGTGATGGTCGTGTACAACAAACATCTTTCAGAATGTCCTTCGTTTTGTTCTGCGAAAAGTCAGTCAGATGTACAGCTTCTCGTAGTGGATAACAGTACAGATGAATCAGTTCAAAACCAGGAAGAAGCCCGACAGGCAGGCGCCTGGTTTCTTTCTATGAATGGAAACAAAGGGCTGTCTAAAGCCTATAACGCGGCATTTAATATGCTTCGCAAGAAACCCGGAGACTGGATTGTGCTTCTGGATGATGATACAGAAATTCCGGATGAATATTGGGTAAAACTACGAATGGAATCACCGGATGCCATTCTTCTTCCAGTGGTCATGACGGCAAACGGAAAGATGATTTCACCTGCAGAAATGAAGCATGATATTCCACATTTGGTGCAGTCAACGGAATCAATTACAGAGATTACAGGAATCAACAGCGGTATGGCTATACCCAAGAGGCTAGCAGATTCCTACTCTTATGATGAGCGACTGTTCCTGGATTATGTGGATCACCAGTTTTTGAAGGATATGAAAAATTCCGGGGAAAAAATTAAAATTCTTCCGACTAACCTGAAGCAGGCATTTTCCGCGGATATTTTGGATTTAGCAGCGGCTGTAAAGCGACTGAAAATACAAAAAAGCGATTTGCTGACATATTATTCAACTGCACGTTGGAAAGCCAGATATCTGATATTCAAGCGCAAACTACATCTGGCTGTTCAGCTGAGATATCCAGGGGTACTCTGGAATGAATAG
- a CDS encoding glycosyltransferase translates to MKVAIVCFNDTFFDRVRLLKKYYSSKGYEVTVISSDFSHRRKQRISSLEDADVLIETPPYYKNLSFRRLYSHLRFSSKAEKLMEGLQPDIIHSMVPANSLCKTMSHYKKNHPDIRLYFDINDLWPEALPIQRFEWLPVFTEWKKLRDKNLPNADQVFVECELFLEGLNANDDYTVLHFARSQEPMPLHPHLDADTLDLVYLGSINNIIDICLIRKITEATTKIKPTRFHIIGEGETKDRLISEVQSTGAQVVDHGILFDPQAKQEIFDHCHFGLNIVKPNVMVGLTMKSLDYMIGGLPMLNSIGGDTEKLVEKYDLGFNVDRDHLDELAQRICHEPADQALRRRRNMQEVYERFFSEETFFRTLDEVDA, encoded by the coding sequence TTGAAGGTCGCAATCGTATGCTTCAATGACACATTCTTTGACAGAGTAAGACTTTTGAAAAAGTACTATTCGTCAAAGGGATACGAAGTGACAGTCATCAGTTCCGATTTTTCTCATCGAAGAAAACAGCGGATCTCCTCCCTGGAGGATGCGGATGTGTTGATTGAAACTCCTCCTTACTATAAGAATCTGTCGTTCAGACGACTGTATTCCCATCTCCGGTTTTCCAGTAAGGCTGAGAAACTCATGGAAGGGCTGCAGCCTGATATCATACATTCCATGGTTCCTGCAAACTCACTGTGCAAAACCATGAGCCATTACAAAAAGAACCATCCGGATATCAGACTGTATTTTGATATCAATGATCTGTGGCCGGAAGCTCTTCCTATTCAGAGATTTGAATGGCTGCCGGTTTTTACTGAGTGGAAGAAGCTCCGTGACAAGAACCTTCCGAATGCAGACCAGGTCTTTGTGGAATGCGAACTGTTTCTGGAAGGCTTGAATGCAAATGACGACTACACCGTTCTTCACTTTGCCCGATCCCAGGAACCAATGCCTCTGCATCCCCATCTGGACGCCGATACCCTGGATCTGGTTTATCTGGGATCCATCAACAATATCATTGATATCTGTCTGATACGGAAAATCACGGAAGCAACAACCAAAATCAAACCTACACGTTTTCATATTATTGGAGAAGGGGAAACAAAAGATCGACTCATTTCAGAAGTGCAAAGCACAGGAGCGCAGGTAGTGGATCACGGTATTCTGTTTGATCCGCAGGCCAAGCAGGAGATTTTTGATCATTGCCATTTCGGACTGAATATCGTCAAGCCCAATGTCATGGTTGGCCTGACTATGAAATCTCTGGATTACATGATTGGTGGTCTGCCAATGCTGAATTCCATAGGTGGGGACACGGAGAAACTTGTGGAGAAGTACGACCTGGGTTTCAATGTAGACCGTGATCATCTGGATGAACTCGCGCAGAGGATCTGTCATGAACCAGCTGATCAGGCTCTGAGAAGAAGACGCAATATGCAGGAAGTCTATGAGAGATTCTTCTCGGAAGAGACTTTTTTCAGAACGCTGGATGAGGTGGATGCATGA
- a CDS encoding LCP family protein: MASITAIKNTNDNNISVIVMSESDIDSLENLSGKKVGILKNIDKGGTEKALEQIQKEMPVEFEQVELDSVPQEAMALYNGDVDAVILNEAYRTNVTELEDYADFSTRTRVIFQAHFKTSATNEALAVSDVTTKPYNILISGNDTYGDVGELSRSDVNMVVTVNPMTSTVLLTSIPRDSYIPVDCGDAYACAEGELDKITHTGINGITSTKRTVEKLLDIEINYTFRVNFSSVTNIVDSLGGIDIEVPEGQAVETFYADSTLEGVTEGWNHLDGERALSFARERYAYIDGDNQRVRNQQMVLKAIFNKATSPEIIVNYISLLKALESAFDTTLSQDEITDFIKYQIQAIPDWKFESYQVSGDGDTLFCPSLGQEAYVTVLDQNTVALAHDKIMAVLDGKDADEVTEAEPKESTEDIYQQIPESYEYNNETGTDYYDPSWYYEEPQWDVQVPEDSGLPTEPPVEEPENPGQSVEDPSQVPEG, translated from the coding sequence TTGGCATCAATCACCGCCATTAAAAATACCAATGACAACAATATATCTGTCATTGTGATGAGTGAGTCTGATATTGATTCCCTGGAGAACCTTTCCGGTAAAAAAGTCGGAATCCTGAAAAACATTGACAAAGGCGGTACGGAAAAGGCGCTCGAGCAGATTCAGAAAGAAATGCCTGTGGAGTTTGAGCAGGTCGAGCTGGATTCCGTTCCGCAGGAAGCCATGGCTTTGTATAACGGGGATGTGGATGCGGTCATTCTCAATGAAGCATATCGGACCAATGTCACCGAGCTGGAGGATTACGCAGATTTCTCAACCAGGACGAGAGTCATATTCCAGGCTCATTTCAAGACCAGCGCCACCAATGAAGCTCTAGCAGTTTCTGATGTTACAACCAAACCCTACAACATCCTGATTTCTGGAAATGACACCTATGGAGATGTGGGGGAACTGTCCCGGTCGGACGTTAATATGGTTGTGACCGTAAATCCCATGACTTCCACTGTTCTGCTGACAAGTATCCCCCGAGACTCCTATATCCCTGTGGACTGTGGAGATGCCTATGCCTGTGCGGAAGGTGAACTGGATAAAATCACCCATACCGGCATCAACGGAATCACATCCACAAAAAGAACAGTCGAGAAACTTCTGGATATTGAGATCAACTATACATTCCGCGTGAATTTCTCCAGTGTGACCAATATCGTGGACAGTCTGGGCGGTATTGATATTGAAGTTCCGGAAGGTCAGGCTGTTGAGACATTCTATGCAGACTCCACACTGGAAGGTGTTACCGAAGGTTGGAATCATCTGGACGGGGAACGGGCTCTTTCCTTTGCACGGGAGCGATATGCATATATAGATGGAGACAACCAGCGGGTACGAAACCAGCAAATGGTCCTGAAGGCAATTTTTAACAAAGCAACAAGTCCGGAGATTATTGTGAATTACATCAGCTTGCTGAAGGCTCTGGAGAGTGCATTTGATACAACGCTTTCTCAGGACGAAATCACAGACTTCATCAAGTATCAAATCCAGGCAATACCGGACTGGAAATTTGAGTCCTATCAGGTATCCGGCGATGGTGATACCCTGTTCTGTCCTTCGCTGGGTCAGGAAGCCTATGTGACTGTTCTTGATCAGAATACCGTGGCGCTTGCCCACGACAAAATCATGGCGGTTCTGGATGGAAAAGATGCAGACGAGGTCACGGAAGCCGAGCCAAAGGAATCTACAGAAGACATCTATCAGCAGATTCCCGAGAGCTATGAGTATAACAACGAGACTGGAACTGACTACTATGATCCTTCCTGGTACTATGAAGAGCCTCAATGGGATGTTCAAGTGCCTGAGGACTCCGGTTTGCCCACTGAACCTCCCGTAGAAGAACCCGAAAATCCCGGACAGTCTGTGGAAGATCCGTCACAGGTACCGGAAGGCTGA
- a CDS encoding LCP family protein, whose product MAEPVRKQKKKTVRRRRPGLLSIVAVLAMFVCLGLFVLALVQIDLLPSHILLTGAVILAVSLLIYVILWFKFARKTAARVICWLVAVALACGFFVGADYLKKTDEVFDNVTNLTDRIANTVSLVSLKKDNIDNVSDLNGKTVGTVPEADPEGIAKGLQEVQSKASVSVQDYPDVISCVQALYDGEVQAVLIPDNTRQIIHETDGFFEFQTDSNVLQQTVWYTDRTKSAANDPDSVADITRDPFTVLISGNDSYGSLNENSRSDVNMLLTIDPRTQVVLITSIPRDSYLTMSCKKDETACSPVDDKLTHTGLYGVGTTESTIEDYLGIEINYTVRVNFSSLVNLVDAMGGIDVEIPEGLEVDTFYANGTEGVKAGWNHLEGERALAFARERHAYQDGDNQRIRNQQQVMRALIDKIISPELLFRYPALMDAVSVAFETNMPADQIKSFLRYELLRRPNWQIISYAIAGEPDTQLSGTIGSYVAVTIPRPEMTEAARTLILMTENGDSADAIRSYAEAHSVDAAGSLSVDQQRAERAAGMGEVYVPEEDAGYAPVYGTEDDTSEDDVLYEDAGTVPQGNDFSDPEDDAGSFEYTYE is encoded by the coding sequence ATGGCTGAACCAGTAAGGAAACAGAAAAAGAAAACCGTGCGGCGCCGGCGTCCGGGGCTGCTCAGTATTGTGGCTGTGCTGGCCATGTTTGTGTGCCTGGGACTGTTTGTCCTTGCCCTCGTGCAGATCGATCTGCTGCCATCTCACATACTCCTGACAGGTGCTGTGATCCTGGCTGTTTCCCTGCTGATTTACGTCATTCTCTGGTTCAAGTTTGCCCGGAAAACCGCCGCCCGCGTGATCTGCTGGCTTGTGGCTGTGGCCCTTGCCTGCGGCTTTTTCGTCGGGGCAGACTATCTGAAGAAAACGGATGAAGTATTTGACAATGTGACCAACCTCACCGACAGGATTGCCAATACCGTGTCCCTGGTGAGCCTGAAAAAAGACAATATTGACAATGTGTCGGACCTCAATGGCAAAACCGTGGGCACGGTGCCGGAAGCTGATCCGGAAGGAATCGCCAAAGGACTGCAGGAAGTGCAGTCGAAAGCCAGTGTGTCTGTGCAGGATTACCCTGATGTGATTTCCTGCGTCCAGGCACTGTATGACGGCGAAGTGCAGGCTGTGCTGATTCCGGACAACACCCGGCAGATCATCCACGAAACCGATGGATTCTTTGAGTTCCAGACCGATTCCAATGTCCTGCAGCAGACAGTCTGGTACACCGACCGCACAAAATCAGCCGCCAATGATCCCGACAGCGTGGCTGATATCACCCGGGATCCCTTCACGGTCCTCATCAGCGGCAATGACTCCTATGGAAGCCTCAACGAAAACTCCCGGTCGGATGTGAACATGCTGCTGACGATCGATCCCCGCACACAGGTCGTGCTGATCACCAGCATTCCCCGGGATTCCTACCTGACCATGTCCTGCAAGAAGGACGAAACAGCCTGCTCCCCGGTGGATGACAAGCTGACGCACACCGGTCTGTATGGTGTGGGCACCACAGAAAGCACCATTGAGGACTACCTAGGCATCGAAATCAACTATACCGTCCGGGTCAACTTCTCCAGTCTGGTGAATCTCGTGGATGCCATGGGCGGCATTGATGTGGAGATTCCCGAAGGCCTGGAAGTGGATACGTTCTATGCCAATGGCACCGAAGGCGTAAAAGCCGGCTGGAACCACCTCGAGGGCGAGCGGGCCCTGGCCTTTGCCAGGGAGCGGCATGCCTACCAGGATGGAGACAACCAGCGGATCCGCAACCAGCAGCAGGTCATGCGGGCTCTGATCGACAAAATCATCAGCCCCGAACTGCTCTTCCGGTACCCCGCGCTGATGGATGCGGTGAGTGTGGCCTTCGAAACGAATATGCCCGCCGACCAGATCAAGAGCTTCCTGCGCTATGAGCTCCTGCGCCGTCCCAACTGGCAGATCATCAGCTATGCCATTGCAGGAGAGCCGGATACACAGCTGTCCGGTACCATTGGCTCTTATGTGGCGGTGACCATTCCCCGTCCCGAGATGACAGAAGCTGCCAGAACACTCATTCTGATGACGGAAAACGGAGACAGTGCCGATGCAATCAGAAGCTATGCCGAAGCGCATTCTGTGGATGCAGCGGGATCCCTGAGCGTGGACCAGCAGCGGGCAGAGCGTGCAGCGGGCATGGGAGAAGTGTATGTCCCAGAGGAAGATGCGGGATATGCGCCGGTGTATGGGACAGAAGATGACACTTCAGAGGATGATGTCCTGTATGAAGATGCTGGAACTGTACCCCAGGGAAATGATTTCTCGGATCCTGAGGATGATGCCGGCAGTTTCGAATACACCTACGAATAA
- a CDS encoding DHHW family protein, whose product MKTKKWSRQDRLGNILFLVILGGGLLALILNLVLPDKADSDTENRPLAQISDIQARGLWTGETGREINDWYADQFPLRNSLLHLNYCVQRLEGVSEIDDVYIGSHMLLQQAPAYDAAVSDQNLQAIRDFQAKTGIPVNVQIVPTSIAVNADRLPMNATSADEAAAIADIQSKSQDLGFINSLDTLASHKDEDLYYATDHHWKSRGAWYAWTDLAVAKGWSADEAAFDILKAADGFQGTLSAKTGDPFLSDTVEIWVPKNGPEYVMTKDGVKSRTMYDESALDRRDKYQVFTGPNTGEFTLEMDNDSPVRLLLFKDSYANAMLQFLIPQCRSITVVDPRYYDGNLDRLMETGVFSDVLFLYNYSSWVQDHSLKGVLDAKSGEPAANETENS is encoded by the coding sequence ATGAAAACCAAAAAATGGAGCCGACAGGACCGGCTTGGCAATATTCTCTTTCTGGTGATCCTAGGCGGCGGCCTGCTGGCGCTGATCCTGAACCTTGTCCTGCCCGACAAAGCCGACAGCGACACAGAAAACCGGCCCCTTGCCCAGATATCGGACATTCAGGCCCGGGGGCTCTGGACGGGCGAGACCGGACGGGAAATCAATGACTGGTATGCCGATCAGTTTCCCCTGAGGAATTCCCTTCTTCACCTGAACTACTGCGTTCAGCGCCTGGAAGGCGTTTCCGAGATCGATGATGTCTATATAGGCAGTCATATGCTTCTGCAACAGGCACCTGCCTATGATGCGGCAGTCTCGGACCAGAACCTGCAGGCCATCCGTGATTTTCAGGCCAAAACCGGGATTCCGGTCAACGTGCAGATCGTCCCCACCTCCATTGCGGTCAATGCCGACAGACTGCCCATGAATGCCACCTCCGCCGATGAAGCCGCAGCCATTGCGGATATCCAGAGCAAGAGCCAGGATCTGGGATTCATCAACAGCCTGGACACACTGGCCAGTCACAAAGACGAAGATCTGTACTATGCCACCGACCACCACTGGAAGTCCAGGGGTGCCTGGTATGCCTGGACGGACCTGGCTGTCGCAAAAGGCTGGAGTGCCGACGAAGCCGCTTTCGATATTCTCAAAGCCGCCGACGGATTCCAGGGGACACTCTCCGCCAAAACCGGTGACCCGTTTCTCTCGGACACCGTCGAGATCTGGGTGCCGAAAAACGGACCGGAGTATGTCATGACAAAAGACGGCGTGAAATCCCGGACCATGTACGATGAAAGTGCGCTGGACCGACGGGACAAGTATCAGGTTTTCACCGGCCCGAATACCGGGGAGTTCACCCTGGAGATGGACAATGACAGTCCTGTGCGGCTGCTTCTGTTCAAGGATTCCTATGCCAATGCCATGCTGCAGTTTCTGATCCCCCAGTGCCGGTCGATCACAGTCGTGGACCCCAGGTATTATGACGGGAACCTGGACCGTCTCATGGAAACCGGTGTCTTCAGTGATGTGCTCTTTCTTTACAACTACAGCTCCTGGGTCCAGGACCACAGCCTGAAGGGTGTGCTGGATGCGAAAAGCGGCGAACCGGCGGCGAATGAAACAGAAAATTCATGA
- a CDS encoding MBOAT family O-acyltransferase, producing MSFTNLLFLTAFLPLSVVGYRVLKTDKSRNILLVGLSWLFYAWAGLQGLVLLLIETCWIWFAGRALEDESDANRKPLFWTAAGGLLVILGLYKYLDPILTGLGLRPLGLPFPLGISFYTFTALSYLADVYTRRCTAQTDFLKLTLYLSFFPKMAQGPIVQYHEMEPELSTRTVTFQDIGSGSLKFTRGLAKKVILADGLGKVFVALQANTTWAGAWVLSLAYAFQLYFDFSGYSDMAIGMGRWFGFHIPENFDHPYRAVSVRDFWRRWHIALSSWFRDYVYIPLGGSREGTKALIRNLLIVWLLTGIWHGANLTYVVWGLYYGLLIIAERFWFQPYLEKLPRWGRVILIFLIADIGWVFFAAPDLVTAFARLCRMFGIGVTGLTDDQTLFWLRTNAILFLLAFAFSGSLFQRLQDRILRKWKMPAVLGMAVFWSLILLTCLAALVAGTSRTFLYFAF from the coding sequence ATGAGTTTCACGAATCTGCTGTTTCTCACTGCCTTCCTGCCCCTGAGTGTTGTGGGATACCGGGTGCTGAAGACAGATAAAAGCCGCAACATCCTTCTCGTCGGACTGTCCTGGCTCTTCTATGCCTGGGCCGGGCTCCAGGGACTGGTACTGCTTCTCATCGAGACCTGCTGGATCTGGTTTGCCGGACGGGCCCTCGAAGACGAGTCCGATGCAAACCGCAAACCGCTGTTCTGGACCGCTGCCGGCGGACTTCTGGTCATCCTGGGACTCTACAAGTATCTGGATCCCATCCTGACGGGGCTCGGGCTCCGGCCCCTGGGGCTGCCCTTCCCGCTGGGGATCTCCTTCTACACATTCACGGCCCTGTCCTATCTCGCCGATGTATACACCAGACGGTGCACGGCACAGACAGACTTTCTCAAACTGACGCTGTACCTGTCCTTTTTCCCGAAAATGGCACAGGGCCCCATTGTCCAGTACCACGAAATGGAACCGGAACTGTCCACCCGGACCGTCACCTTCCAGGACATCGGCTCCGGAAGCCTGAAATTCACCCGGGGACTGGCCAAGAAAGTCATTCTGGCCGATGGACTCGGAAAAGTGTTTGTGGCCCTGCAGGCCAACACCACCTGGGCCGGTGCCTGGGTCCTGTCCCTGGCCTACGCCTTCCAGCTGTACTTCGATTTCTCAGGATATTCCGATATGGCCATTGGCATGGGCCGATGGTTCGGCTTTCACATTCCGGAGAACTTTGACCATCCCTATCGGGCTGTGTCTGTCCGTGATTTCTGGCGGCGATGGCACATTGCTCTTTCCAGCTGGTTCCGGGACTATGTCTACATTCCGCTGGGCGGCAGCCGTGAAGGCACAAAAGCCCTCATCCGCAATCTGCTCATAGTCTGGCTGCTTACCGGCATCTGGCATGGAGCGAACCTTACCTACGTGGTATGGGGACTGTATTATGGACTGCTGATCATTGCCGAACGCTTCTGGTTCCAGCCATATCTCGAGAAACTCCCGCGGTGGGGGCGGGTCATCCTGATCTTCCTCATTGCCGACATTGGCTGGGTGTTCTTCGCTGCCCCGGACCTTGTGACCGCCTTTGCGAGACTGTGCCGGATGTTTGGCATTGGTGTCACTGGACTGACAGATGACCAGACACTCTTCTGGCTGCGTACCAACGCCATTCTCTTCCTGCTGGCATTCGCCTTCAGCGGCTCGCTGTTCCAGCGCCTGCAGGACAGGATCCTCCGGAAATGGAAAATGCCGGCAGTACTGGGCATGGCTGTCTTCTGGTCGCTGATCCTGCTGACCTGTCTGGCAGCCCTGGTGGCCGGCACATCCAGGACCTTCCTGTATTTTGCATTCTAG
- a CDS encoding DUF4358 domain-containing protein, whose protein sequence is MNRQKTLTINRWTIGMIVTFTAFLCFFLPSVFREGPSQADFADVTAAVTEGMDLTAYPAADQSLIRSKLGLDPAQYPDIAYWRSLNAMDAEELLIIRFDPAQEQDVLDKVNARIQSQKDIYQGYAPEQLDMVNQAVVDVHPNYLFYMTGPQAKAAAARFEEAL, encoded by the coding sequence ATGAACCGCCAGAAAACCCTGACCATCAACCGCTGGACCATCGGAATGATTGTGACTTTCACTGCTTTTCTGTGCTTTTTTCTGCCCTCGGTATTCCGGGAAGGACCCAGCCAGGCAGACTTTGCGGATGTGACAGCTGCGGTCACTGAAGGCATGGACCTGACAGCCTATCCGGCCGCAGACCAGTCCCTGATCCGCAGCAAGCTCGGACTGGACCCGGCGCAGTATCCCGACATTGCCTACTGGAGAAGCCTGAATGCCATGGATGCCGAAGAGCTCCTCATCATCCGGTTTGACCCTGCACAGGAACAGGACGTGCTGGACAAAGTCAATGCCCGGATCCAGTCCCAGAAAGACATTTACCAGGGATACGCCCCTGAACAGCTGGATATGGTGAATCAGGCTGTGGTCGATGTACACCCCAACTACCTGTTCTATATGACCGGTCCCCAGGCAAAGGCAGCCGCAGCCCGGTTCGAGGAGGCGTTATGA
- a CDS encoding SGNH/GDSL hydrolase family protein: MKEWWNRLVLWQKFAAVGTGALFVLLLVWLAIHTQSQQVTDGRAWIREQAAKDPAELTSALAQKRTAELKQAYSEGKISYSALLPDYAMIGDSRAAALAEYQILDGDRDIAVIGTDCQDIPNQLERITALQPANLIVSYGINDVQHNLGGSPEGFAQVYESYIQQAAKAAPGARVFVTSILDVSPAVIEQYPQYGNLGQYNEQLKAMCERNHWVFIDSGSLNAEIQDNLESDGIHLAPDMCLKWAESIVDAVGEAE, translated from the coding sequence ATGAAAGAATGGTGGAACCGCCTGGTTCTCTGGCAGAAATTCGCTGCTGTGGGAACCGGCGCTCTTTTTGTCTTGCTGCTTGTGTGGCTTGCGATTCACACACAGTCTCAGCAGGTCACAGACGGCCGGGCATGGATCCGGGAACAGGCTGCGAAGGATCCCGCTGAACTGACTTCCGCGCTCGCACAGAAGCGGACCGCCGAGCTGAAACAGGCCTACAGCGAAGGAAAGATCTCCTACTCCGCGCTGCTGCCGGACTACGCCATGATCGGTGATTCCAGGGCCGCAGCTCTCGCGGAATACCAGATCCTGGATGGCGACCGGGACATTGCGGTGATCGGGACAGACTGCCAGGACATACCCAACCAGCTGGAGCGGATCACTGCTCTCCAGCCGGCCAATCTCATTGTGTCCTATGGCATCAATGACGTGCAGCATAACCTGGGTGGCAGTCCCGAAGGATTTGCGCAGGTCTATGAATCTTATATTCAGCAGGCGGCCAAAGCGGCACCAGGAGCCCGGGTGTTTGTCACCTCGATCCTGGACGTGTCGCCCGCAGTCATCGAACAATACCCGCAGTACGGAAACCTCGGGCAGTACAACGAACAGCTCAAGGCCATGTGCGAAAGAAACCACTGGGTCTTCATTGACTCCGGCAGCCTGAATGCAGAGATCCAGGACAACCTGGAATCCGATGGCATTCACCTTGCACCGGATATGTGCCTGAAATGGGCCGAAAGCATCGTGGATGCCGTGGGAGAAGCCGAATGA
- a CDS encoding RloB family protein, translating into MRELREYAVRRSGTRSPLRKVFLAFEGEKTESIYFSALKQQSAQCRLSQLVELVPLEKEGREYAMSNPVRVLECLTAFMEECKEGKITWKSLIRKLHAETGCQVSEEEIHDLLLQSEMPGSDSQMDSGYIEDVDSAVSQLLKSLDENQEQLKNAILNFEFDPPTMDWKTDHIYMIVDRDRHSFKENQYDEVLTKCNTLNIRFCPTNPCFELWLLLHFRKLNEAELDNILENRKVKNQEMGGKRAKKTYTEFILCQHLPGYKKKHVNTNLLLSKLDNALANASGLPEDPLLLKNQVGSAVPRLIRDLRDAEKDSHTG; encoded by the coding sequence ATGAGAGAATTACGGGAGTATGCTGTGCGCCGCTCAGGTACACGCAGTCCATTGCGAAAAGTGTTCCTTGCTTTTGAAGGAGAGAAAACCGAAAGTATATATTTCTCCGCGTTGAAACAGCAATCCGCTCAGTGCAGGCTAAGTCAGCTGGTGGAGCTTGTCCCTCTGGAGAAAGAAGGCAGAGAATACGCGATGAGCAATCCCGTTCGGGTCCTGGAATGTCTTACAGCGTTTATGGAAGAATGCAAAGAAGGCAAAATCACATGGAAATCTCTGATTCGCAAGCTGCATGCGGAAACCGGGTGTCAGGTGTCAGAGGAGGAAATCCATGACCTGCTGCTGCAGTCGGAAATGCCGGGTTCCGATTCACAGATGGATTCCGGATATATTGAGGATGTGGATTCAGCTGTTTCCCAACTGCTGAAGTCGCTGGATGAAAATCAGGAACAGCTTAAAAATGCCATTCTGAACTTCGAATTCGATCCTCCCACGATGGACTGGAAAACCGATCATATCTATATGATTGTTGATAGAGACAGACACAGTTTTAAAGAGAATCAGTACGATGAGGTCCTGACAAAATGCAATACTTTGAACATCAGATTCTGTCCGACAAATCCCTGTTTTGAGCTCTGGCTGCTGCTGCATTTTCGCAAACTGAATGAGGCAGAACTGGATAATATTCTGGAAAACAGAAAAGTGAAAAATCAGGAGATGGGAGGAAAGAGGGCAAAGAAAACCTATACGGAGTTCATCCTTTGTCAGCATCTGCCAGGTTACAAAAAGAAACACGTGAATACAAACCTGCTTCTTTCAAAACTGGATAATGCTTTGGCGAATGCCAGTGGACTTCCCGAAGATCCGCTGCTTCTGAAAAATCAGGTTGGTTCTGCTGTACCCAGACTGATTAGAGATCTGCGTGATGCTGAAAAGGATTCTCATACTGGATAA